Proteins encoded in a region of the Globicephala melas chromosome 1, mGloMel1.2, whole genome shotgun sequence genome:
- the TMEM269 gene encoding transmembrane protein 269 isoform X4 produces MNEFSWKDVASALSVANMILGLLSIFCSFCKKSPCASWMLLVSFLLDMAIGAMTRHLNICSTSGAKLNDFAVFTTFGLASALLLGMDGPLNGFLAIIYVLAISVRLCFYSAGVPFTYKGLPCPYASCVLASTSLLTKGNTFILSCMATFMILFMMDESYYPHDEILESENWKKMVYLGDALWHKAAHLKQQHRRH; encoded by the exons ATGAATGAATTTTCCTGGAAGGATGTTGCCAGTGCCTTGTCCGTGGCCAACATGATCCTGGGGCTCTTATCCATCTTCTGCAGTTTCTGCAA GAAGTCCCCCTGTGCCTCCTGGATGCTTCTGGTCAGCTTTCTATTAGACATGGCTATCGGGGCAATGACGAGACACCTCAACATCTGCTCCACATCAG GAGCCAagctgaatgactttgctgtctTCACCACCTTTGGCCTGGCCTCAGCCCTGCTTCTAGGCATGGATGGGCCTCTGAATGGCTTCCTGGCCATCATCTATGTGTTGGCTATTTCAGTCCGCCTCTGTTTCTATTCAGCTG GCGTTCCCTTCACATACAAGGGTCTACCCTGCCCCTATGCTTCCTGTGTTTTGGCCTCCACCTCCCTCCTGACCAAAGGCAACACATTCATTCTCTCTTGCATGGCCACATTCATGATTCTATTCATGATGGACGAGAGCTACTACCCACATGACGAAATCCTGGAGTCtgagaactggaaaaaaatggtCTATCTGGGAG
- the C1H1orf50 gene encoding uncharacterized protein C1orf50 homolog: protein MEDAAVVDDAAVVEDAATPGTSQGVIENQGVLSAAGALVELTPTPGGLALVSPYHTHRVGDPLDLVALAEQVQKANEFVRANATNKLTVIAEQIEHLQEQARKVLEDARRDADLHHVACNIVKKPGNIYYLYKRESGQRYFSIISPKEWGTGCPHDFLGAYKLQHDLSWTPYEDAEKQDARISIVTKLLSQPVALPPSTEPSIQGFTSTESGL from the exons ATGGAAGACGCTGCTGTCGTGGATGACGCTGCTGTCGTGGAAGACGCTGCAACGCCCGGGACGTCTCAGGGAGTCATAGAAAACCAAGGAGTTCTGTCAGCGGCAG GAGCCCTAGTGGAGCTCACCCCGACCCCTGGCGGCCTGGCCCTGGTGAGCCCCTACCACACCCACCGGGTCGGAGACCCCTTAGACCTCGTGGCGCTCGCAGAGCAGGTGCAGAAG GCTAATGAATTTGTCAGAGCAAATGCCACCAACAAGCTGACAGTCATAGCCGAGCAAATCGAACATTTGCAAGAACAAGCCAGGAAA GTATTGGAGGATGCTCGCAGAGATGCTGACTTGCACCATGTAGCTTGTAATATAGTGAAAAAACCTGGCAACATTTACTACCTTTATAAACGGGAGAGTGGTCAGCGgtatttttccattatttctcCAAAG GAATGGGGGACAGGTTGTCCACATGACTTCCTTGGTGCGTACAAGCTACAGCACGACTTGTCCTGGACTCCGTATGAGGACGCTGAGAAGCAGGATGCTAGAATCAGCATCGTGACCAAGTTGCTAAGCCAGCCGGTGGCTCTGCCTCCGAGCACTGAACCCAGCATCCAGGGCTTCACTTCCACTGAGAGTGGACTCTGA